A window of the Ammoniphilus oxalaticus genome harbors these coding sequences:
- a CDS encoding MarR family winged helix-turn-helix transcriptional regulator, giving the protein MKDVQDQVQQLHEALNMFRAIAVVNKDDWETAAKRLNLDSAVQLNILWIVYCYEGVRVTQIADWTFWHPSSVVIHVRKMMEKELLTIEKSDTDGRVVNVFLTEAGKKLIEDSRIQALDDFHFTKALESFRKKYGENVVNLFFECLIHLAEELHGEEKIRWIKEGEERARQIS; this is encoded by the coding sequence ATGAAGGATGTGCAGGACCAGGTTCAACAACTTCACGAAGCCCTCAACATGTTTCGGGCAATTGCTGTCGTTAATAAAGATGACTGGGAGACTGCAGCGAAAAGGCTGAACTTAGACTCCGCAGTTCAATTAAATATTCTTTGGATCGTTTATTGTTACGAAGGTGTCCGTGTCACACAGATTGCGGATTGGACTTTTTGGCATCCCTCTTCTGTCGTGATTCATGTCAGAAAAATGATGGAGAAAGAACTGCTGACCATTGAGAAGAGTGACACAGATGGACGAGTTGTGAATGTGTTTTTAACAGAAGCAGGGAAAAAATTGATTGAAGACAGTCGTATTCAAGCGTTAGATGATTTTCATTTTACAAAAGCGCTAGAGAGTTTTAGAAAGAAGTATGGAGAGAATGTCGTTAATCTCTTTTTTGAATGTTTAATTCATCTAGCTGAGGAGCTACACGGCGAGGAGAAAATTAGATGGATTAAAGAGGGAGAAGAGAGAGCGCGTCAAATATCATAA
- a CDS encoding 4Fe-4S binding protein: MKISRPIAQVSFFLLFFFVPLLNIFRVDLTDLKFYLFATTFRFSEGYILLIIILFIVFLFVGISKWFGRQFCGWMCPHNTFSVYLYKLTQSKMMKNKPLLSRTIDFSLPIFLAPLIAFSALAYLFDPFNLAEQIFTLRWNNWTVGVFLLLSCVFFLMIFRLRSRFCRHACPYGIFQMTFADKHSNLRGIKNMFQGTGLVLFLILSSLVGLLGFSLYSTNSYSAIIEKQIQGVPAGEFSTYTYILNVRNNAKETLNCEIDYEGIPASWEVSLPEQIEVDGMMAHEETILLRIDQASMNQHHNILITLKNSDGSIIEKKLNIFPVQQKKG, from the coding sequence ATGAAAATATCTAGACCGATTGCTCAAGTAAGTTTTTTTCTATTGTTTTTTTTCGTGCCTCTCCTTAATATTTTTAGGGTTGATTTAACTGATCTCAAATTTTACCTTTTTGCAACAACCTTCCGATTTAGCGAAGGGTATATTTTGCTCATCATTATTTTATTTATCGTATTCCTATTTGTTGGTATCTCTAAATGGTTTGGTCGACAATTTTGCGGATGGATGTGTCCACACAACACGTTTTCTGTTTATCTGTATAAATTGACTCAATCTAAAATGATGAAAAATAAGCCTCTTTTATCTCGAACGATTGACTTTAGCTTACCGATTTTTTTAGCTCCACTAATTGCCTTTAGCGCGCTTGCCTATCTCTTCGATCCATTCAACTTAGCGGAACAAATTTTCACTCTACGGTGGAACAACTGGACTGTCGGCGTATTTCTGCTGTTGAGCTGTGTTTTCTTCCTGATGATTTTCCGCTTGCGAAGTCGCTTCTGTCGTCACGCCTGTCCTTATGGAATTTTTCAAATGACATTCGCGGACAAACACTCTAACCTCCGCGGCATAAAAAACATGTTTCAAGGTACAGGACTTGTCCTATTCTTGATCCTTAGTTCACTTGTTGGCCTGCTTGGTTTTTCTCTTTATTCCACAAACAGTTATTCGGCGATCATTGAAAAGCAAATACAAGGCGTACCAGCCGGGGAGTTTTCAACGTATACGTATATTTTAAATGTGCGTAATAACGCCAAAGAAACGTTAAACTGCGAGATTGATTATGAAGGAATTCCCGCTTCTTGGGAAGTTTCTTTGCCTGAACAAATTGAAGTAGACGGCATGATGGCGCATGAAGAAACAATTCTATTGAGAATAGATCAAGCGAGCATGAATCAACATCACAACATTTTGATCACGTTAAAAAATTCGGACGGATCGATTATAGAAAAAAAGCTGAACATTTTTCCTGTCCAGCAGAAAAAAGGCTAA
- a CDS encoding aminotransferase class I/II-fold pyridoxal phosphate-dependent enzyme, producing MNQNQTPLFSGLLRYIETDPIQFHIPGHKKGQGMDPTFREFIGDNALAIDLINIAPLDDLHHPKGMILEAEQLAADAFGADVTFFSVQGTSGAIMTMIMAVCGPGEKLIVPRNVHKSVMSAIIFSGAIPIFVHPVMDPELGISHGITVDSVETALERHPDAKAVLVINPTYFGVSADLAGIVETAHRYEVPVLVDEAHGAHIHFHDKLPLSAMQAGADMAATSVHKLGGSMTQTSVLNVREGLVSAGRVKSVISMLTTTSTSYILLASLDTARKQLATVGHEMVEKSLRLADLARQQINDIEGIYCVGEEILGEPATFAMDPTKLIIHVKGLGLSGHDVEVWLRNESRIEVELSDLYNILCIVTPGDTEQTITALVEALRRLSNEVTLNNTTSSVTVKLPKIPALAMTPRDAFYSETEIIPLREAQGRIIAEFIMIYPPGIPIFLPGEIVTQENIDYIRKNLEVGLPVQGPEDESIETVQVIKRRKPIR from the coding sequence TTGAATCAAAATCAAACACCTTTATTTTCAGGGTTATTACGATATATAGAAACAGACCCGATCCAATTTCATATACCAGGACATAAAAAAGGACAAGGGATGGACCCGACATTTCGAGAGTTCATCGGCGACAATGCGCTCGCGATCGACTTAATAAATATCGCCCCGTTAGATGATTTACATCACCCTAAAGGAATGATACTCGAAGCTGAGCAATTAGCCGCTGACGCTTTTGGAGCAGATGTCACTTTCTTTTCGGTGCAAGGCACAAGCGGAGCAATCATGACAATGATTATGGCTGTGTGTGGACCCGGCGAAAAATTAATCGTTCCCCGTAACGTTCATAAATCAGTCATGTCCGCAATTATCTTCTCAGGGGCAATTCCGATTTTTGTGCATCCTGTGATGGATCCAGAGCTAGGTATTTCGCATGGGATTACGGTTGATTCTGTGGAAACCGCATTAGAACGTCATCCTGACGCCAAAGCTGTGCTCGTCATTAACCCAACTTATTTCGGCGTGAGCGCTGATCTCGCTGGAATCGTGGAAACAGCGCATCGGTACGAAGTACCTGTGCTCGTCGATGAAGCTCACGGCGCGCATATTCACTTTCATGACAAACTTCCGCTTTCTGCGATGCAAGCCGGCGCCGATATGGCGGCGACAAGCGTTCATAAATTAGGCGGTTCCATGACACAAACTTCCGTATTAAATGTGCGAGAAGGTCTTGTTTCCGCGGGACGCGTTAAATCAGTGATCAGTATGTTGACAACGACATCAACAAGCTACATCTTGCTAGCCTCATTGGATACAGCGCGCAAACAATTAGCGACAGTTGGCCACGAAATGGTGGAGAAATCACTGCGGTTAGCCGATCTCGCCCGCCAACAAATTAATGACATCGAAGGTATTTATTGCGTCGGCGAAGAGATATTGGGCGAACCAGCAACGTTTGCGATGGACCCGACGAAATTAATCATCCACGTAAAAGGGTTAGGTTTAAGCGGACATGATGTTGAGGTTTGGTTACGAAACGAATCTCGCATTGAAGTTGAATTAAGTGATCTATACAACATTCTTTGTATTGTTACACCTGGCGATACAGAACAAACTATTACGGCCCTTGTCGAAGCGCTCAGACGTTTATCGAACGAAGTTACCTTAAACAACACGACTTCATCGGTTACTGTGAAACTACCTAAAATCCCCGCGCTCGCTATGACGCCGCGCGATGCTTTTTATTCCGAGACAGAAATCATTCCCTTGCGTGAAGCGCAAGGAAGAATTATCGCGGAATTTATTATGATCTACCCGCCAGGTATTCCCATTTTCCTGCCTGGTGAAATTGTCACGCAAGAAAATATCGACTACATTCGTAAAAATCTTGAAGTCGGCTTGCCTGTGCAAGGCCCTGAAGATGAAAGCATTGAAACAGTTCAAGTCATTAAACGTCGTAAACCGATCCGATAA
- a CDS encoding YktB family protein: MSFNGFSTEDFDVFTIDGLPERMEAISSRIRPKFEVFASYYSPFLTAVSGHEMFPHIAKHARRTVNPPNDTWIAFSTNKRGYKMAPHFQIGLWKSHLFVWFALIYEAKMKATFAAKLLENLDQLKNQIPADFVWSWDHMSPEAFSHGALAESDLRKAIQRVKDVKKAEILCGINIDRSDPILADGNKLIEKIETTFETIMPLYELSL; this comes from the coding sequence TTGAGCTTTAACGGATTTTCAACAGAAGACTTTGATGTCTTCACAATAGATGGATTGCCAGAGAGGATGGAAGCAATCAGCAGTCGGATTCGTCCTAAATTTGAGGTGTTTGCTTCGTATTACAGTCCGTTTTTAACTGCGGTTTCTGGACATGAAATGTTTCCCCACATTGCTAAACATGCTAGAAGAACGGTCAATCCTCCTAATGATACGTGGATTGCTTTTTCAACAAACAAACGAGGTTACAAAATGGCCCCTCATTTTCAGATCGGGCTTTGGAAATCCCACTTATTCGTCTGGTTCGCCCTGATCTACGAAGCAAAAATGAAAGCGACGTTCGCAGCAAAGTTATTGGAAAACTTGGATCAGTTAAAAAATCAAATTCCGGCTGATTTCGTTTGGTCTTGGGATCACATGTCACCAGAAGCCTTTTCTCACGGAGCGCTTGCTGAGAGCGATTTGCGTAAAGCAATCCAACGTGTTAAGGATGTTAAGAAAGCTGAGATCTTGTGCGGAATAAACATCGACCGAAGCGACCCGATCTTAGCTGATGGCAACAAACTGATTGAAAAGATAGAAACCACATTCGAAACAATCATGCCACTATACGAGCTTTCTTTGTAA
- a CDS encoding DUF4446 family protein, producing the protein MNTWSESDILYFIIGIQAFITIVCFIWLSRLSRNLNRIKYLFQQLQSGDAKENLPQVLERLIERVEQTEQIQHTLAQRIGLTDQTLKQLKGNVAVVRFNAFANEGSDLSFSIAVIDDEQTGFVLTSIYGRDESRVYAKPLEKGDSIYNLTNEEKQAILEARKVLS; encoded by the coding sequence TTGAACACCTGGAGTGAATCCGATATTTTGTATTTTATTATTGGGATTCAAGCATTCATCACGATTGTTTGTTTTATTTGGTTGTCTCGGTTATCCCGTAACCTAAATAGAATCAAATATTTATTTCAACAGTTGCAGTCGGGAGATGCGAAGGAAAATCTACCGCAAGTATTGGAACGGCTGATTGAGCGCGTGGAACAAACGGAACAAATTCAACATACGCTTGCGCAACGTATCGGTTTAACAGATCAAACGTTAAAACAACTTAAGGGAAACGTAGCAGTTGTCCGTTTTAACGCCTTTGCGAATGAAGGCAGCGATTTGAGTTTCTCGATCGCGGTGATTGATGATGAACAGACCGGTTTCGTTTTAACGAGTATTTACGGTCGAGACGAGTCGAGGGTTTATGCTAAACCTCTGGAAAAAGGAGACTCAATCTACAATTTAACAAATGAAGAAAAACAAGCAATTTTAGAAGCGAGGAAAGTCCTTTCATAA
- a CDS encoding HAD family hydrolase, with translation MFVFDIDGTLLDSQEQILPNTLLSLQTLHQKGYPIAICTGRTWACAKPVLRSISEWVDYIICGNGAHIRTKEGRVIYDNNLPSYFIRRFIELVSGLTDFLIATNQRVISTSPNTPYNDVDHCMHLFDYEQFNEKIHAKNLLAFNFHHLDANVLAQIRQELDSIDPDIKLSPLPHMWEVLSGVDNKAKALTTLSRVTKIPLTEFVAFGDNYNDEDMFRVVGSAVAMGNSPSSVKKHADYVTKSNDEDGIYEYLKKFKYL, from the coding sequence ATGTTTGTTTTCGACATTGACGGAACGTTACTGGACAGCCAAGAGCAGATCCTTCCAAATACTCTGCTTAGTTTACAAACCTTGCATCAAAAAGGGTACCCGATCGCGATCTGCACTGGAAGGACATGGGCATGCGCGAAGCCCGTTTTAAGGTCCATCTCGGAATGGGTGGATTACATTATTTGTGGTAATGGCGCGCATATACGAACGAAAGAAGGAAGGGTTATATACGATAACAATTTACCATCTTATTTTATCCGTAGATTTATTGAGTTGGTTTCGGGGCTCACCGATTTTTTAATTGCTACGAATCAAAGGGTGATTAGCACTTCGCCCAACACTCCCTATAACGATGTGGACCATTGTATGCATCTGTTTGATTATGAGCAGTTTAATGAGAAAATACATGCCAAAAATTTATTGGCGTTTAATTTCCATCATCTAGATGCGAATGTGTTAGCCCAAATAAGACAGGAATTGGATAGTATCGATCCCGATATTAAATTAAGTCCATTGCCTCATATGTGGGAGGTCCTGTCGGGCGTTGACAACAAAGCAAAAGCATTAACAACATTAAGTCGCGTAACGAAAATTCCTTTGACAGAATTCGTCGCTTTTGGTGACAATTATAACGATGAAGATATGTTTCGCGTCGTTGGTTCGGCTGTGGCAATGGGTAATTCACCGAGTAGTGTAAAAAAACATGCTGATTATGTAACGAAATCAAATGATGAAGATGGAATCTACGAGTATCTAAAGAAATTTAAATATCTCTAG
- a CDS encoding YlaH-like family protein, translated as MEWFNQWLTMYPKLNFVIILILAAFIYELGFSRKLPILKKAIIYFLLFIGCFPLTIFKALGLPIIQAMLVASALLIVVRLRRPANLR; from the coding sequence GTGGAATGGTTTAATCAATGGTTGACGATGTACCCTAAATTAAATTTTGTCATTATTTTAATTTTAGCAGCTTTTATATATGAACTTGGCTTTTCCAGAAAGTTGCCCATTTTGAAAAAGGCAATTATATATTTCTTGTTATTTATTGGTTGTTTTCCTTTAACCATTTTTAAAGCGTTGGGGCTACCCATAATTCAAGCTATGCTTGTAGCTTCGGCGTTATTAATTGTCGTTAGGTTAAGAAGACCAGCAAACCTCAGATAA
- a CDS encoding c-type cytochrome — MGKTSQMLLGIMAAGLAFAIILAFSGIGMPKEEEAVEKEPVTLEQVEARVQNACISCHGADLTGAGGPSLHNLGLDHDEIVDILVNGISPMMPGGLAKGMEDEVADYLLTLE; from the coding sequence ATGGGTAAAACCTCACAAATGTTGCTAGGTATTATGGCGGCAGGTTTAGCTTTCGCTATCATTCTCGCTTTTTCAGGTATTGGTATGCCAAAAGAAGAGGAAGCGGTTGAAAAAGAACCGGTCACTCTTGAACAGGTCGAGGCTAGAGTTCAAAATGCTTGTATCAGTTGTCATGGCGCTGATCTAACGGGAGCGGGAGGGCCAAGCTTACATAATCTTGGGCTTGATCACGATGAAATCGTGGATATTCTCGTTAATGGGATATCGCCCATGATGCCAGGCGGCCTAGCCAAAGGAATGGAAGATGAAGTTGCTGATTACCTGCTTACGCTTGAATAA
- a CDS encoding glutaredoxin family protein — translation MIVYATNHNPECNILRKFLRDYEIAYELRNCSTHPDYFVDVKAYGFLGVPVTVINGKAIQGLKPDEIIKELEKEKTPGQ, via the coding sequence GTGATTGTTTATGCTACAAACCATAATCCAGAATGCAATATACTAAGAAAATTCTTGCGCGATTACGAAATCGCCTACGAATTAAGAAATTGCTCGACACACCCCGATTATTTTGTGGACGTCAAAGCTTATGGTTTTTTAGGTGTGCCTGTAACTGTAATTAACGGGAAGGCAATCCAAGGTCTGAAACCCGATGAAATTATAAAAGAGTTAGAAAAGGAAAAAACACCGGGTCAATAA
- a CDS encoding pyridoxamine 5'-phosphate oxidase family protein: MADKVAKSLPEQLLRLLKEERFVLLSTIDKDTGAPYTHAISWLYAPNQSKILFAVDSRSKLVDNIKANELVSLTLIGSGSVYSINGHASIAAEQIEGAPIKLAKVVVSVDDVHDTMFYGSKISVEPQYEKTYDKQAADKLDHQVMSALKGEDQNEQA; encoded by the coding sequence ATGGCTGATAAAGTAGCTAAGTCACTGCCTGAGCAACTTCTACGGCTGCTCAAGGAAGAACGCTTTGTATTGCTCTCTACAATAGACAAGGATACAGGAGCGCCGTATACGCATGCCATTTCATGGCTGTATGCTCCTAATCAGTCGAAGATCCTTTTCGCGGTGGATAGTCGTTCAAAACTCGTTGATAATATAAAAGCAAACGAGTTGGTCTCGCTTACGCTAATCGGCTCTGGTTCTGTCTATTCAATTAATGGACACGCATCGATCGCGGCGGAGCAGATCGAGGGCGCCCCGATTAAATTGGCCAAGGTTGTTGTTTCAGTCGATGATGTCCATGACACGATGTTCTACGGCTCGAAAATATCCGTTGAACCGCAATATGAAAAAACATATGATAAACAAGCCGCTGATAAATTGGACCACCAAGTGATGAGCGCGTTAAAAGGCGAAGATCAAAATGAGCAGGCGTAG
- a CDS encoding YhcN/YlaJ family sporulation lipoprotein: MAKCFLSMTLTATLLLTGCQLGNQDRNNVTVQETQRAPQTSETNKEEITTGETANRLARIATRVPHVNDSTVIILGKTAIVGIDVDAKLDRPRVGTVKYTVAEALKKDPYGKATVVVADPDVMQRLREMNQDIKNGKPIAGFAEELADIVGRIMPQFPKALPQNEPQREIGKTQP; encoded by the coding sequence ATGGCAAAGTGTTTTCTTTCCATGACTCTCACCGCTACGTTGCTGTTAACCGGTTGCCAACTTGGAAACCAAGACAGGAACAATGTAACAGTCCAAGAAACGCAACGAGCGCCGCAAACGAGTGAAACTAATAAGGAAGAAATTACGACGGGAGAAACAGCTAATCGATTAGCGAGGATAGCGACCAGAGTCCCGCATGTAAATGATTCAACCGTAATCATTTTAGGGAAGACCGCGATCGTTGGAATTGATGTCGACGCCAAACTGGATCGACCGCGTGTTGGAACGGTAAAATACACAGTTGCTGAAGCGCTAAAGAAGGATCCATATGGAAAAGCGACCGTCGTCGTTGCAGATCCTGACGTAATGCAAAGGTTACGAGAGATGAACCAAGACATCAAAAATGGCAAACCGATCGCGGGATTTGCCGAGGAACTAGCTGATATAGTGGGACGGATTATGCCCCAATTTCCTAAAGCCCTGCCACAAAACGAACCACAACGGGAAATTGGAAAAACGCAACCCTAA
- a CDS encoding PhoH family protein, protein MNKIYILDTNVLLQDPDAIYSFQDNEVIIPAVVLEEIDSKKRYMDEIGRNARYVARTMDSLRTKGKLHAGVPLENGGTLRIELNHRSFTKMQQYFGEASNDNRILAVALNIQSEQQQKPDGGRPVIIVSKDTLVRVKADALGITAEDFLSDRVVHEYTHLYTGHLKLAVASETIESFYGAGKLDVAQAFPKKRFYPHQFLILRDELGGSQSAIGKISDDCKQFEPLRYNEEQVWGLKTRNAQQRMAMDLLLNPMIPLVTLTGKAGTGKTLISLAAGLHLIEDEHMYKKMLVARPIVPLGKDIGYLPGEKEEKLRPWMQPIFDNLEYLFNTKRSGDLDKILAGMGSIQVEALTYIRGRSIPEQFIIIDEAQNLTKHEVKTILTRVGEGSKIVLVGDPEQIDHPYLDESNNGLTYVVESFKNEKMAGHVRLEKGERSSLAQLAADIL, encoded by the coding sequence TTGAATAAAATCTATATCTTGGATACAAATGTATTGCTCCAAGATCCAGATGCGATTTATTCCTTTCAAGACAATGAGGTAATTATTCCAGCTGTCGTGCTTGAAGAAATTGATTCCAAAAAGAGGTACATGGACGAGATTGGCAGGAATGCTCGTTATGTAGCGAGGACGATGGACAGTTTGAGGACGAAAGGCAAACTACACGCTGGTGTTCCATTAGAAAATGGGGGAACGCTTCGTATTGAACTGAACCATCGCTCATTTACAAAAATGCAACAATATTTTGGCGAAGCAAGCAATGATAACCGAATCCTTGCAGTTGCTTTAAATATACAATCAGAACAACAACAAAAACCCGATGGCGGGAGACCTGTTATTATCGTAAGTAAAGATACTTTGGTGCGTGTGAAAGCGGATGCGCTTGGCATTACAGCTGAAGATTTCTTATCTGACCGTGTTGTGCATGAATACACGCATTTGTATACGGGTCATCTTAAATTAGCGGTTGCGAGCGAAACGATTGAGTCATTTTATGGCGCGGGGAAATTGGATGTGGCGCAAGCCTTTCCGAAAAAAAGATTTTATCCGCATCAATTTCTCATTTTGAGAGATGAATTAGGCGGATCGCAATCAGCGATTGGAAAAATCAGCGACGACTGTAAACAGTTTGAACCGTTACGGTATAACGAGGAACAAGTATGGGGGCTAAAAACACGAAACGCTCAGCAGAGAATGGCGATGGATCTACTGCTTAATCCGATGATACCGCTCGTTACATTGACGGGGAAAGCGGGTACAGGAAAAACATTGATTTCCTTGGCGGCTGGATTACATTTGATTGAGGATGAGCATATGTACAAAAAAATGCTAGTTGCCCGTCCGATCGTTCCGTTAGGTAAGGATATTGGTTATTTACCTGGCGAAAAAGAAGAAAAATTACGCCCTTGGATGCAACCGATCTTTGATAACTTAGAGTACTTGTTTAACACGAAAAGATCAGGAGATCTTGATAAAATTTTAGCGGGGATGGGCAGTATCCAAGTTGAAGCGCTAACGTATATTCGCGGTCGCAGCATTCCGGAACAGTTTATTATTATTGATGAAGCCCAAAATTTAACGAAGCATGAAGTGAAAACCATTTTAACGCGTGTTGGCGAAGGAAGTAAGATCGTACTGGTCGGCGATCCCGAACAGATTGATCATCCGTATCTCGATGAATCAAATAACGGTTTAACTTATGTCGTGGAAAGCTTTAAGAATGAAAAAATGGCAGGACATGTGAGATTAGAAAAAGGGGAACGTTCATCGCTGGCTCAATTGGCGGCAGATATTTTATAA
- a CDS encoding MBL fold metallo-hydrolase codes for MLIHSFPLGALQTNSYLVCNEQTQEAIIIDAGANPSPLLDSVGDYEVKAILLTHAHFDHIAGLNEIRKTTGAPVYLHSAEEDWLADPNLNGARLWTMVGPFTPSENAEFSLEDGQTLDLAGFKISVLHTPGHSPGGVSFQIGEHVFSGDALFAQGIGRTDLPGGSHQQLIDGIKAKLLVLPENTTVYPGHGPRTTIGNEKLSNPYIR; via the coding sequence GTGTTAATCCATTCGTTCCCTTTAGGAGCATTGCAAACGAATTCATACCTCGTATGCAATGAGCAGACACAAGAAGCTATAATTATTGACGCGGGCGCCAATCCGTCGCCATTGTTAGACAGTGTCGGTGATTATGAAGTAAAGGCAATATTATTAACGCATGCTCACTTTGATCATATTGCGGGGTTAAATGAGATAAGAAAGACAACAGGAGCGCCTGTTTATCTTCATTCCGCAGAAGAGGATTGGCTAGCTGATCCCAATTTAAACGGGGCGCGTCTATGGACGATGGTAGGTCCGTTTACTCCATCTGAAAATGCTGAATTTTCATTGGAAGATGGGCAAACATTAGACCTAGCAGGATTTAAAATCTCTGTGCTACATACTCCGGGGCATTCACCTGGCGGCGTTTCGTTCCAAATCGGAGAACATGTATTTAGCGGTGACGCTCTATTTGCGCAAGGAATCGGAAGAACGGATTTACCTGGCGGTAGTCACCAACAATTGATTGACGGCATCAAAGCAAAATTACTCGTGTTGCCTGAGAACACAACAGTCTATCCTGGACATGGTCCGCGAACGACGATTGGTAATGAGAAGTTGAGCAATCCTTATATTAGATAG
- a CDS encoding class I SAM-dependent methyltransferase — protein MSLKQIIQQQIESQNGQTISFYDFMELALYHPQQGYYSQARQKIGKEGDFYTSVSVGTIFGEVLARTLAEMAEQLTGNENCYLIEFGGGSGALAQQILREWKQRFPQLLSRVEMIMIEKSPYHRELQQESLEGFKARWFNDWEAARKQLGEMNAVVYSNELLDAFPVYILEYNGTDWQEVRVTWDGEKDQFVEVLVNIGSDQLKSYLQREKPYIPKIAGYRIEVNLDAENWLRQIGQGLKQGYLLTIDYGYEREELYRPQRKDGTLMCYYQHQVSTDPLADPGNKDITTHIHFSALMELGAQIGVENLGLLRQRQFLINGGILNMLQDHQAGDLYYDAVAKRNRAIRQLIMPGGMGDTFQALVQAKGEVKRDLESLKPKGWM, from the coding sequence GTGTCTTTAAAACAAATAATTCAGCAGCAGATTGAAAGTCAAAACGGCCAAACCATCTCTTTTTATGATTTTATGGAACTGGCTCTGTACCATCCGCAACAAGGATATTACTCCCAAGCTCGTCAGAAAATTGGAAAAGAGGGTGATTTTTATACGAGTGTGTCGGTCGGAACGATTTTCGGAGAAGTATTAGCTCGTACTTTGGCTGAGATGGCTGAACAGTTAACGGGAAATGAAAATTGTTATCTCATCGAATTCGGTGGAGGAAGCGGCGCTTTAGCCCAGCAAATCTTGCGGGAGTGGAAGCAGCGGTTTCCGCAGTTACTAAGCCGCGTGGAAATGATTATGATTGAGAAAAGTCCTTATCATCGTGAACTGCAGCAGGAAAGTTTAGAGGGATTTAAAGCCCGCTGGTTCAATGATTGGGAAGCGGCGAGGAAACAATTAGGGGAAATGAACGCAGTTGTGTACAGTAATGAATTGCTGGACGCGTTCCCAGTGTACATACTTGAATACAATGGAACCGATTGGCAAGAAGTAAGGGTCACGTGGGATGGGGAAAAGGATCAATTTGTAGAAGTGTTAGTAAACATCGGCAGCGATCAGCTGAAGAGTTACCTGCAGCGCGAAAAGCCTTACATCCCGAAAATTGCTGGTTATCGAATAGAAGTTAATCTAGACGCCGAAAACTGGTTGCGTCAGATTGGACAAGGGCTAAAACAAGGGTACTTGCTTACGATTGATTATGGGTACGAACGAGAAGAGCTCTATCGACCACAACGTAAAGACGGCACTCTGATGTGCTATTACCAACATCAGGTTTCAACAGACCCGCTAGCGGACCCTGGGAATAAAGATATTACAACCCATATTCATTTCTCAGCGTTAATGGAGCTTGGGGCGCAAATTGGCGTTGAAAATTTAGGTCTCCTTAGACAACGACAGTTTTTAATAAACGGAGGCATCCTCAACATGTTGCAAGATCACCAAGCAGGGGATTTATATTACGACGCGGTTGCAAAACGGAATCGAGCGATTCGTCAATTAATCATGCCAGGCGGCATGGGTGATACGTTCCAAGCTCTCGTTCAGGCAAAAGGTGAGGTGAAGCGGGACCTGGAAAGTTTGAAACCAAAAGGCTGGATGTAA
- a CDS encoding DUF2626 domain-containing protein produces MDRMFRVLGFWTLMIALMAMWGNLTEMALIFFAQTAVFIALSYLNLSEKSYMLIFTGYMVFSFVGFFYYAFFMMPLGGEQHALDALLNL; encoded by the coding sequence ATGGATCGCATGTTCCGTGTACTGGGGTTCTGGACCCTGATGATAGCGCTCATGGCGATGTGGGGTAATTTAACGGAGATGGCTTTGATTTTCTTTGCTCAAACAGCCGTGTTCATAGCCTTAAGCTATCTGAATCTTTCTGAAAAATCATACATGCTTATTTTCACCGGTTACATGGTCTTTTCCTTCGTTGGCTTTTTCTACTATGCGTTCTTCATGATGCCGTTAGGCGGAGAACAACACGCCCTAGATGCTCTACTGAACTTATAA